In a genomic window of Phragmites australis chromosome 14, lpPhrAust1.1, whole genome shotgun sequence:
- the LOC133890511 gene encoding pentatricopeptide repeat-containing protein At4g18975, chloroplastic-like isoform X3, giving the protein MAGAFALRLVPRLAAAPPGRGKGGGRAASGRALVSKKPNKEHHLWIRKETAGSGKKALRLVDTVSKLPNEREAIYGALDKWSAFEPEFPIIAAAKALGMLKRRRQWLRIIQVTKWLMSKGQVLTWTTYDTLLLALFMDGRVDEAESIWNTIIQTHTRSVPKRYMLTWRN; this is encoded by the exons ATGGCAGGAGCCTTCGCTCTCCGCCTCGTGCCGCGCCTCGCCGCGGCGCCGCCGGGGAGGGGGAAGGGAGGCGGGCGCGCTGCATCCGGCCGGGCCCT GGTGTCAAAGAAACCAAACAAGGAGCATCATTTGTGGATTAGGAAGGAGACAGCTGGGTCGGGGAAGAAAGCTCTCCGTCTTGTTGATACT GTTTCAAAGTTACCAAACGAAAGGGAAGCTATTTATGGTGCATTGGATAAGTGGAGTGCTTTTGAACCTGAATTTCCTATTATAGCAGCAGCAAAAGCTTTGGGGATGTTGAAAAGGCGAAGACAATGGCTAAGAATCATCCAG GTAACCAAGTGGTTGATGAGCAAAGGCCAGGTGCTGACTTGGACAACATATGATACGCTTCTGTTGGCACTTTTTATggatggaagggtagatgaggCTGAGTCAATTTGGAATACTATAATACAGACTCATACGCGCTCAGTGCCCAAGAG ATATATGCTGACATGGAGGAATTAG
- the LOC133890511 gene encoding pentatricopeptide repeat-containing protein At4g18975, chloroplastic-like isoform X1: MAGAFALRLVPRLAAAPPGRGKGGGRAASGRALVSKKPNKEHHLWIRKETAGSGKKALRLVDTVSKLPNEREAIYGALDKWSAFEPEFPIIAAAKALGMLKRRRQWLRIIQVTKWLMSKGQVLTWTTYDTLLLALFMDGRVDEAESIWNTIIQTHTRSVPKRLFSRMILMYEIRHRPDKVLEIYADMEELVVRPDEDTTKRIGRAFITSGQEDKEKVVLEKYLKKWKYIHFNGERVRVRRDGPLG; encoded by the exons ATGGCAGGAGCCTTCGCTCTCCGCCTCGTGCCGCGCCTCGCCGCGGCGCCGCCGGGGAGGGGGAAGGGAGGCGGGCGCGCTGCATCCGGCCGGGCCCT GGTGTCAAAGAAACCAAACAAGGAGCATCATTTGTGGATTAGGAAGGAGACAGCTGGGTCGGGGAAGAAAGCTCTCCGTCTTGTTGATACT GTTTCAAAGTTACCAAACGAAAGGGAAGCTATTTATGGTGCATTGGATAAGTGGAGTGCTTTTGAACCTGAATTTCCTATTATAGCAGCAGCAAAAGCTTTGGGGATGTTGAAAAGGCGAAGACAATGGCTAAGAATCATCCAG GTAACCAAGTGGTTGATGAGCAAAGGCCAGGTGCTGACTTGGACAACATATGATACGCTTCTGTTGGCACTTTTTATggatggaagggtagatgaggCTGAGTCAATTTGGAATACTATAATACAGACTCATACGCGCTCAGTGCCCAAGAGGTTGTTCTCTCGGATGATCTTGATGTATGAAATTCGCCATCGTCCAGACAAAGTTTTGGAG ATATATGCTGACATGGAGGAATTAGTGGTGCGTCCAGATGAGGATACAACAAAAAGGATTGGAAGAGCATTTATAACTTCTGGCCAGGAAGATAAAGAAAAGGTTGTCCTTGAGAAATACTTGAAAAAGTGGAAGTACATCCATTTCAATGGAGAGCGTGTTCGGGTGCGGAGGGACGGGCCATTGGGGTAG
- the LOC133890511 gene encoding pentatricopeptide repeat-containing protein At4g18975, chloroplastic-like isoform X2, whose translation MAGAFALRLVPRLAAAPPGRGKGGGRAASGRALVSKKPNKEHHLWIRKETAGSGKKALRLVDTVSKLPNEREAIYGALDKWSAFEPEFPIIAAAKALGMLKRRRQWLRIIQVTKWLMSKGQVLTWTTYDTLLLALFMDGRVDEAESIWNTIIQTHTRSVPKRLRRTLLFGPLTVVECVAHSSYRFSSIPAAFVDC comes from the exons ATGGCAGGAGCCTTCGCTCTCCGCCTCGTGCCGCGCCTCGCCGCGGCGCCGCCGGGGAGGGGGAAGGGAGGCGGGCGCGCTGCATCCGGCCGGGCCCT GGTGTCAAAGAAACCAAACAAGGAGCATCATTTGTGGATTAGGAAGGAGACAGCTGGGTCGGGGAAGAAAGCTCTCCGTCTTGTTGATACT GTTTCAAAGTTACCAAACGAAAGGGAAGCTATTTATGGTGCATTGGATAAGTGGAGTGCTTTTGAACCTGAATTTCCTATTATAGCAGCAGCAAAAGCTTTGGGGATGTTGAAAAGGCGAAGACAATGGCTAAGAATCATCCAG GTAACCAAGTGGTTGATGAGCAAAGGCCAGGTGCTGACTTGGACAACATATGATACGCTTCTGTTGGCACTTTTTATggatggaagggtagatgaggCTGAGTCAATTTGGAATACTATAATACAGACTCATACGCGCTCAGTGCCCAAGAG GCTTAGGCGAACGCTACTTTTTGGACCCTTAACTGTAGTTGAATGTGTGGCTCATTCCAGCTATCGGTTTTCTTCTATTCCAGCTGCATTTGTTGACTGTTAG
- the LOC133890510 gene encoding chitin-inducible gibberellin-responsive protein 1-like, translating into MDLHQLLKYRLTGANVFYKIPTENNLANSPWTSSPLKSEFSNSSYTPLSAQLECDNLSALSNTPDNQSSTETISAQPISPLEVDSSYRQAGILWENIQVRPDPLHATSRHNMQHALREIETVLMAPDADDAATDTKHELEGNKPAQLMRQRSRTWSHESRQPSPGVVRAQFASGYPRASYEFRPEKRQRELREDPQSIVKQLLTECAEALSEGRIEEFNKLVHQARGVVSITGEPIQRLGAYLLEGLVARHGNSGTNIYRALKCHEPESNELLSYMKILYTICPYLKFGYMAANGAIAEVLRNEDKIHIIDFQIAQGTQWITLIQALAARPGGPPHVRITGIDDPVSQYARGEGLVIVGMMLKGMSEEFRIPLEFTPLSVYATEVTKEMLEIRPGEALAVNFTLQLHHTPDESVDVNNPRDGLLRMVKALSPKVTTLVEQESHTNTTPFMMRFIETMDYYSAMFESIDVNLSRDNKERINVEQHCLAKDIVNIIACEGKDRVERHELLGKWKSRLTMAGFTPCPLSSYVNSVIKKLLPCYSDKYTLEEKDGAMLLGWKNRKLISASAWY; encoded by the coding sequence ATGGACTTGCACCAGTTGTTAAAGTACAGATTAACAGGTGCTAACGTCTTCTACAAAATTCCTACTGAGAACAACTTAGCAAACTCTCcttggacatctagtccactgAAGTCCGAGTTCAGCAACTCCTCGTACACTCCTCTTTCAGCCCAGCTTGAGTGTGATAATTTGTCTGCTCTTAGCAACACTCCAGACAACCAGAGCTCTACAGAAACCATTTCAGCCCAACCAATATCCCCGCTGGAAGTAGACAGCTCATACAGACAGGCAGGTATCCTTTGGGAGAACATCCAAGTGAGACCTGATCCATTGCATGCAACATCAAGGCATAATATGCAACACGCTTTACGGGAAATAGAGACTGTTCTGATGGCACCTGATGCTGATGATGCAGCCACTGACACCAAGCACGAGTTGGAGGGAAACAAACCTGCTCAGCTGATGAGGCAGCGGTCAAGGACATGGAGTCATGAGTCAAGACAGCCATCACCAGGAGTTGTTCGGGCACAATTTGCATCTGGATACCCCAGAGCAAGCTATGAATTCCGCCCAGAGAAACGTCAAAGGGAGTTAAGGGAGGATCCACAGAGCATTGTGAAGCAGCTGTTAACCGAGTGTGCTGAAGCATTAAGCGAGGGCAGGATAGAGGAGTTCAATAAGCTTGTTCATCAAGCTCGCGGAGTTGTTTCAATTACTGGGGAACCAATCCAGCGTTTAGGTGCTTACCTTCTTGAGGGTTTGGTTGCTAGACATGGAAACTCGGGTACAAACATATATCGTGCTTTGAAGTGCCATGAGCCGGAGAGCAATGAACTTTTGTCCTACATGAAGATTTTATACACTATCTGTCCGTACTTAAAGTTTGGCTATATGGCTGCCAATGGGGCAATTGCAGAAGTATTAAGAAATGAGGACAAAATCCATATAATTGATTTCCAGATTGCTCAAGGGACACAGTGGATAACACTGATACAAGCGCTAGCTGCAAGGCCTGGGGGTCCACCACATGTGCGGATCACTGGGATAGACGATCCAGTTTCACAGTATGCCCGTGGTGAAGGTCTGGTGATTGTAGGGATGATGTTGAAAGGCATGTCCGAAGAATTCAGGATACCTCTGGAGTTTACCCCTCTATCTGTCTATGCCACTGAAGTTACAAAAGAAATGCTTGAGATTAGGCCTGGTGAAGCACTTGCTGTCAACTTCACTCTCCAGCTGCACCACACCCCAGATGAGAGTGTGGATGTTAACAACCCACGGGATGGGTTACTCCGGATGGTGAAAGCGCTGTCCCCGAAGGTGACTACATTGGTGGAGCAGGAGTCGCACACCAACACGACGCCTTTCATGATGAGGTTTATTGAGACCATGGACTACTACTCTGCCATGTTTGAGTCAATCGATGTGAACCTGTCACGGGACAACAAAGAGAGGATAAATGTGGAGCAGCACTGCCTCGCCAAGGACATTGTGAACATCATCGCCTGTGAGGGGAAGGACAGGGTGGAGAGGCATGAGCTCCTGGGGAAGTGGAAATCAAGGCTGACCATGGCTGGCTTCACGCCTTGCCCGCTGAGTTCGTATGTGAACTCGGTGATAAAGAAGCTTCTCCCATGCTACTCTGACAAGTACACATTGGAGGAGAAGGATGGCGCGATGCTTCTCGGTTGGAAGAACAGGAAGTTGATATCTGCTTCTGCATGGTACTAA